A single window of Cyanobium sp. AMD-g DNA harbors:
- a CDS encoding alpha/beta fold hydrolase, with translation MKSPLRQLTALLLGAGSLLAGAPAQALEQIQLMLPLIDTPFKIRLNELRDQRKLLSGDSDLAELDRATDGAIGRRLVEAFQTPLPLPVKAFAEQSVGSPLVNQVLLLLSSVVIVEGVSQPLDTKELAASLATSQAKGSLNLLEVLEALPGKSASVDLQRVVLAIDRVTRQQRLGNSLVTSQPAAAINPAFSQTGPQAVKRQELAIPVKHRPKPLQVVTIQPEAGSNGRLVLISHGLWDDPESFEGWGRHLASHGYTVLLPRHPGSDRSQQQAMLSGQMPPPKPEDLKLRPMDMSAVIDAAAAGSLALPAGLRTDNVVAMGQSYGATTVLQLAGARPSASLLNRFCKDVTNSERNISWVLQCSFLTSADQAGLADPRIKAVVAVSPPMSLLFDQGSGRTMNARALVVSGSRDWVVPSGPEALRPMALEARNAGGGHRLVLAKDGDHFNLRSSYEQGGGSLRGLLLAWTDGAFAAGAAAAPGPSAPSLLPPDGWGDTEFPLVDVTAGLRTLPIGPSQP, from the coding sequence ATGAAGAGCCCTCTCCGCCAGCTCACGGCGCTGCTCCTGGGAGCTGGGTCGCTGCTGGCGGGGGCTCCCGCCCAGGCGCTGGAACAGATCCAGCTGATGCTTCCCCTGATCGATACCCCGTTCAAGATCCGGCTCAACGAGCTCCGCGATCAGCGCAAACTGCTCTCCGGCGACAGCGATCTCGCCGAGCTCGACCGGGCCACCGATGGGGCGATCGGCCGCCGGCTGGTCGAGGCTTTCCAGACCCCCCTCCCCCTGCCGGTCAAGGCCTTCGCCGAGCAGTCGGTGGGGTCGCCCCTGGTCAACCAGGTGCTGCTGCTGCTCTCGTCGGTGGTGATCGTGGAGGGGGTGTCCCAGCCGCTCGACACCAAGGAGCTGGCCGCCTCGCTGGCCACCAGCCAGGCGAAGGGCAGCCTCAACCTGCTGGAGGTGCTGGAGGCCCTGCCAGGCAAGAGCGCCTCGGTGGATCTGCAGCGGGTGGTCCTTGCCATTGATCGCGTCACCAGGCAGCAACGTCTGGGCAACTCCCTGGTGACATCCCAGCCCGCCGCCGCGATCAACCCGGCCTTCAGCCAGACGGGGCCGCAGGCGGTGAAGCGCCAGGAGTTGGCGATCCCCGTCAAGCACCGCCCCAAGCCCCTGCAGGTGGTCACGATCCAGCCCGAAGCGGGCTCCAATGGCCGCCTGGTGCTGATCTCCCATGGGCTCTGGGACGACCCGGAGAGCTTCGAGGGCTGGGGCCGGCACCTGGCCAGCCATGGCTACACCGTGCTGCTGCCCCGCCACCCCGGCAGCGACCGCTCCCAGCAGCAGGCCATGCTCTCCGGCCAGATGCCGCCCCCCAAGCCGGAGGACCTGAAGCTGCGGCCCATGGACATGAGCGCGGTGATCGATGCGGCGGCGGCGGGCAGCCTGGCGTTGCCGGCGGGCCTGCGCACCGACAACGTCGTGGCGATGGGCCAGTCCTATGGCGCCACCACGGTGCTGCAGCTGGCCGGCGCCCGTCCCAGCGCCAGCCTGCTCAACCGCTTCTGCAAGGACGTCACCAACTCAGAGCGCAACATCAGTTGGGTGCTGCAGTGCAGTTTCCTCACCTCCGCTGACCAGGCCGGCCTGGCCGACCCCCGCATCAAGGCGGTGGTGGCGGTCAGCCCGCCGATGTCACTGCTGTTCGACCAGGGCTCAGGCCGCACCATGAACGCCCGGGCACTGGTGGTGAGCGGCAGTCGCGACTGGGTGGTGCCCTCCGGGCCCGAGGCGCTGCGCCCCATGGCCCTGGAGGCGCGCAACGCCGGCGGCGGCCACCGGCTGGTGCTGGCCAAAGATGGCGACCACTTCAACCTGCGCTCCTCCTACGAGCAGGGGGGCGGGTCCCTGCGGGGGCTGCTGCTCGCCTGGACCGATGGCGCCTTTGCCGCCGGAGCCGCCGCGGCCCCCGGCCCGAGCGCCCCGTCGCTGCTGCCCCCCGATGGCTGGGGCGACACGGAGTTCCCCCTGGTGGACGTCACCGCCGGCCTGCGCACCCTGCCGATCGGGCCCAGCCAGCCGTGA
- the ileS gene encoding isoleucine--tRNA ligase encodes MTASPASYKDTLNLLQTPFAMRANAKVREPELQAFWKAHDLYGRLSRGNPGEPFTLHDGPPYANGALHVGHALNKILKDIINKHALLQGKRARFVPGWDCHGLPIELKVLQGLGSEERRQLTPIDLRRRAHAYALEQVEGQMGGFRRWGIWADWDEPYLTLQKPYEAAQIGVFGRMVLAGHIYRGLKPVHWSPSSRTALAEAELEYPDGHTSPSVYVAFPVVELPEAVAAILAAAGIDGPTDAAHREQLFVAIWTTTPWTLPANLAVSVNGQLDYAICRDGTTNGGTPRYLVVAAQLVEQLRTSLERPLEPLLTLKGAQLEGILYRHPLLDRTSPVVIGGDYITTETGTGLVHTAPGHGVDDFHTGNKYGLPVLCPVDEAGTLTAEAGPFAGLNVLKDANPAIITALRDAGLLLAEQRYEHRYPYDWRTKKPTIFRATEQWFASVDGFRAQALEAIAAVEWLPASGRNRIEAMVRDRGDWCISRQRSWGVPIPVFYHRTTGEVLLNADTLAHAEALIAEHGADVWWERDEAGLLPPAWAEEADQWRKGTDTMDVWFDSGSSWAAVLEGRGLGYPADLYLEGSDQHRGWFQSSLLTSVAVNGQAPYRRVLTHGFTLDEKGRKMSKSLGNVVDPLVLVEGGKNEKQEPSYGADVLRLWVSSVDYSADVPLGPGIVKQLADVYRKVRNTARYLLGNLHDFVPAEHAVPIADLPLLDRWMLQRTASLIEEVSADFERFEFYRFFQALQNFCVVDLSNVYLDIAKDRLYVSAAGDARRRSCQTVLHLVVERLAGLIAPVLCHMAEDIWQNLPYPVAEASVFERGWPTVPATWAAPELVAPMQRILELRAQVNRTLEGCRGRGELGASLEAQVQLELVEASPLREALDLLDASPHPEVDNLADWLLVSALRLGGAPLEAPLAEIGEEGVTVRIARATGSKCERCWHHEDDIGAHPSHPSLCGRCVEVLERQGAGTAG; translated from the coding sequence GTGACGGCAAGCCCGGCGTCCTACAAGGACACGCTCAACCTGCTGCAGACGCCCTTCGCGATGCGGGCCAACGCCAAGGTGCGGGAGCCGGAACTGCAGGCCTTCTGGAAGGCGCACGATCTGTATGGGCGGCTGAGCCGCGGCAACCCGGGCGAACCCTTCACCCTCCACGACGGACCGCCCTACGCCAACGGCGCCCTGCACGTGGGGCACGCCCTCAACAAGATCCTCAAGGACATCATCAACAAGCACGCCCTGCTGCAGGGGAAGCGGGCCCGGTTCGTGCCGGGCTGGGACTGCCACGGCCTGCCGATCGAACTGAAGGTGCTGCAGGGCCTGGGCAGTGAGGAGCGGCGGCAGCTCACCCCGATCGACCTGCGGCGCCGGGCCCATGCCTACGCCCTCGAGCAGGTGGAGGGCCAGATGGGCGGCTTCCGGCGCTGGGGCATCTGGGCCGACTGGGACGAGCCCTACCTGACGCTTCAGAAGCCCTACGAGGCCGCCCAGATCGGCGTGTTCGGCCGCATGGTGCTGGCCGGCCACATCTACCGGGGCCTCAAGCCGGTGCACTGGAGCCCCAGTTCCCGCACCGCCCTGGCCGAGGCCGAGCTGGAGTACCCCGACGGCCACACCTCCCCCAGCGTCTACGTGGCCTTCCCGGTGGTGGAATTGCCGGAAGCCGTGGCCGCGATCCTGGCGGCCGCCGGCATCGACGGACCCACCGATGCGGCCCACCGGGAGCAGCTGTTCGTGGCCATCTGGACCACCACCCCCTGGACGCTGCCGGCCAACCTGGCGGTGTCGGTGAATGGCCAGCTCGATTACGCCATCTGCCGGGACGGCACCACCAACGGCGGCACCCCCCGCTACCTGGTGGTGGCCGCCCAGCTGGTGGAGCAGCTGCGCACCAGCCTGGAGCGCCCGCTCGAACCGCTGCTCACCCTCAAGGGGGCCCAGCTGGAGGGGATCCTGTACCGCCATCCGCTGCTGGATCGCACCAGCCCCGTGGTGATCGGCGGCGACTACATCACCACCGAAACCGGCACCGGCCTGGTGCACACCGCCCCGGGGCACGGTGTCGACGACTTCCACACCGGCAACAAGTACGGCCTGCCGGTGCTCTGCCCGGTGGACGAGGCCGGCACCCTCACCGCCGAGGCCGGCCCCTTCGCCGGGCTCAACGTGCTCAAGGACGCCAACCCGGCGATCATCACCGCCCTGCGGGATGCCGGGCTGCTGCTGGCCGAGCAGCGCTACGAGCACCGCTACCCCTACGACTGGCGCACGAAGAAACCGACCATCTTCCGGGCCACCGAACAGTGGTTCGCCTCCGTCGACGGCTTCCGCGCCCAGGCCCTGGAGGCGATCGCGGCGGTGGAGTGGCTGCCGGCCAGCGGCCGCAACCGCATCGAGGCGATGGTCCGGGACCGGGGCGACTGGTGCATCTCCCGCCAGCGCTCCTGGGGGGTGCCGATCCCGGTTTTTTATCACCGCACAACCGGCGAGGTGCTGCTCAACGCCGACACCCTGGCCCACGCCGAAGCCCTGATCGCCGAGCACGGCGCCGATGTCTGGTGGGAGCGGGACGAGGCGGGCCTGCTGCCGCCGGCCTGGGCCGAGGAGGCCGACCAGTGGCGCAAAGGCACCGACACGATGGATGTGTGGTTCGACTCGGGCTCCTCCTGGGCCGCCGTGCTCGAAGGCCGCGGGCTGGGTTATCCCGCCGACCTGTATCTGGAGGGCTCCGACCAGCACCGCGGCTGGTTCCAGAGCAGCCTGCTCACCTCGGTGGCGGTGAACGGACAGGCGCCCTACCGCCGGGTGCTCACCCACGGCTTCACCCTCGATGAGAAGGGCCGCAAGATGAGCAAATCGCTCGGCAATGTGGTGGACCCCCTCGTCCTGGTGGAAGGGGGCAAGAACGAGAAACAGGAGCCGTCCTACGGCGCCGATGTGCTGCGGCTGTGGGTGAGTTCGGTGGATTATTCCGCCGACGTGCCCCTGGGTCCGGGGATCGTCAAACAGCTGGCGGATGTGTACCGCAAGGTGCGCAACACGGCCCGCTATCTGCTGGGCAACCTGCACGATTTCGTGCCGGCGGAGCATGCCGTGCCGATCGCGGATCTGCCCCTGCTGGATCGCTGGATGCTGCAGCGCACCGCCAGCCTGATCGAGGAGGTGAGCGCCGATTTCGAGCGCTTCGAGTTCTACCGCTTCTTCCAGGCCCTGCAGAACTTCTGCGTGGTGGACCTCTCCAATGTCTATCTCGACATCGCCAAGGACCGCCTCTATGTGAGTGCGGCCGGCGACGCCCGGCGGCGCAGCTGCCAGACCGTGCTGCACCTGGTGGTGGAACGGCTGGCGGGGCTGATCGCGCCGGTTCTGTGTCACATGGCCGAGGACATCTGGCAGAACCTGCCCTACCCGGTGGCCGAGGCCTCGGTGTTCGAGCGGGGCTGGCCCACGGTGCCGGCCACCTGGGCGGCACCGGAGCTGGTGGCGCCGATGCAGCGGATCCTGGAGCTGCGCGCCCAGGTGAACCGGACGCTGGAGGGCTGCCGGGGCCGGGGGGAACTGGGCGCCTCCCTTGAGGCCCAGGTGCAGCTGGAGCTGGTGGAGGCGAGCCCGCTGCGGGAGGCCCTGGACCTGCTGGACGCCAGCCCCCACCCCGAGGTCGACAACCTGGCCGACTGGCTGCTGGTGTCAGCCCTGCGCCTCGGCGGCGCGCCCCTGGAGGCGCCGCTGGCGGAGATCGGGGAGGAGGGCGTCACGGTGCGGATCGCCAGGGCGACCGGGAGCAAGTGCGAGCGCTGCTGGCACCACGAGGACGACATCGGTGCGCACCCCAGCCACCCCAGCCTGTGCGGGCGCTGTGTGGAGGTGCTCGAGCGCCAGGGCGCCGGGACGGCTGGCTGA
- a CDS encoding Ycf66 family protein, which translates to MLATLGGFLALLLGLLLLLLPLLASELSRARDSVWGAVVLLLGLVLVTSAERLTGAPMLAVLCGGLLIGRLGVEVGQGRWRLLTEEERQRLWSVERWQTSLSQIGASLGRLLQLASGVVGGLGSWLAERRKARPASTKKWVRPEAVVPEAAPDVAEVPEPTAEAEAAVAVAVVEVAVAEVEVEMPAVPEADPPVVSSFEEIDALLEQALPEAPPEPATPEPGEGLGEAG; encoded by the coding sequence ATGCTTGCCACCCTCGGAGGCTTCCTGGCGCTGCTGCTCGGGCTGCTGCTGTTGCTGCTGCCGCTGCTGGCCTCCGAACTGAGTCGGGCCCGGGACTCGGTCTGGGGGGCGGTGGTGCTGCTGCTGGGCCTGGTGCTGGTCACCAGCGCCGAGCGGCTCACGGGGGCACCGATGCTGGCGGTGCTGTGCGGCGGCCTGCTGATCGGCCGGCTGGGGGTGGAAGTGGGCCAGGGCCGCTGGCGCCTGCTGACGGAGGAGGAACGCCAACGGCTGTGGTCGGTGGAGCGCTGGCAGACCAGCCTGAGCCAGATCGGCGCCTCCCTCGGCCGCCTGCTGCAACTGGCCAGCGGCGTGGTGGGCGGGCTGGGGTCGTGGCTGGCGGAACGGCGCAAGGCCCGCCCCGCCAGCACCAAGAAATGGGTGCGGCCCGAAGCCGTGGTGCCCGAAGCGGCGCCGGACGTTGCCGAGGTGCCTGAACCAACGGCAGAAGCAGAAGCGGCAGTGGCAGTGGCAGTGGTGGAGGTGGCAGTGGCAGAGGTGGAGGTGGAGATGCCGGCGGTGCCGGAAGCGGATCCCCCCGTCGTCAGCAGCTTCGAGGAGATCGACGCCCTGCTGGAGCAGGCGCTGCCGGAAGCCCCGCCCGAGCCGGCGACGCCGGAGCCGGGGGAGGGTCTCGGCGAGGCGGGATAA
- a CDS encoding CDGSH iron-sulfur domain-containing protein: MVAARTPISVKLEQGKEYLYCVCGRSADQPFCDGSHEGSGFTPLSFVAESSGRALLCRCKQTATPPWCDGSHARVPAGP, encoded by the coding sequence ATGGTTGCCGCCAGGACGCCCATCAGCGTGAAGCTGGAGCAGGGCAAGGAGTACCTCTATTGCGTCTGCGGCCGCTCAGCGGACCAGCCCTTCTGCGATGGATCCCACGAAGGCAGCGGCTTCACGCCCCTGTCCTTCGTGGCCGAGAGCAGCGGCAGGGCGCTCCTCTGCCGCTGCAAGCAGACCGCCACACCCCCCTGGTGCGACGGAAGCCATGCGCGCGTTCCCGCCGGCCCTTAG